A region from the Arthrobacter gengyunqii genome encodes:
- a CDS encoding ABC transporter permease, with amino-acid sequence MAVQAPLLPSRRARRRHRRADLRTIVFRRFVLTVPVVLGVSLLVFLLAGISPFDPLAAYMGDRYVQTSIEQRRQLAEALNLETSWFSAWWQWIGSALTGDLGYSRVFRQPVTAVLSERLPWTLLVAGTGLFLAVLSSLLMAVRCAHRPGGLLDRSVGAAATVLQGLPPFVISLGLLGVFAVAAGWLPGGGLTDPGAELSAGQVSRHMVLPVLATALSQVPWLLLSLRASVAGILGSDAVRGARLRGLRERTVVRKHVLPAALAPFIAVLGSRLPEVIVGAVLIETVFSWPGLAAAVVSSAQALDFALLAALTVLTTAAVLAASLLADLLYVLLDPRVTADV; translated from the coding sequence GTGGCTGTGCAAGCGCCGCTGCTGCCCAGCCGGCGGGCGCGCCGGAGACACCGGCGCGCGGATCTGCGGACCATTGTCTTCCGCCGCTTTGTCCTTACGGTGCCCGTCGTTCTGGGCGTCAGCCTGCTGGTCTTCCTGCTGGCCGGAATCTCGCCGTTCGATCCCCTTGCCGCCTACATGGGGGACCGATATGTGCAGACCTCGATTGAACAGCGGCGGCAGCTCGCCGAAGCCCTCAACCTGGAAACATCCTGGTTCTCCGCCTGGTGGCAGTGGATCGGTTCTGCGCTGACCGGTGACTTGGGCTATTCACGGGTCTTTCGGCAGCCGGTGACGGCGGTGCTGTCCGAGCGCCTGCCCTGGACCCTGCTGGTCGCCGGCACAGGATTGTTCCTCGCGGTGCTCTCGTCGCTTCTGATGGCAGTGCGGTGCGCCCACCGTCCAGGCGGATTGCTGGACCGGTCCGTGGGTGCCGCGGCCACCGTCCTGCAGGGGCTGCCCCCGTTTGTCATTTCACTGGGACTGCTGGGGGTCTTTGCCGTTGCCGCAGGCTGGCTGCCCGGTGGAGGACTGACGGATCCCGGCGCCGAGCTCAGTGCGGGGCAGGTCTCCCGGCACATGGTGCTGCCCGTGCTGGCCACAGCGCTGTCGCAGGTGCCGTGGCTGCTGCTCTCCCTGCGTGCCTCCGTGGCAGGGATTCTGGGGTCCGATGCCGTGCGCGGGGCCCGGCTCCGTGGGCTGAGGGAGAGGACCGTGGTGCGCAAACATGTGCTGCCCGCGGCGCTGGCGCCGTTCATCGCCGTGCTCGGATCGCGGCTTCCGGAAGTGATTGTTGGCGCCGTGCTGATCGAGACGGTGTTCTCCTGGCCGGGACTGGCTGCGGCCGTGGTGTCTTCAGCCCAGGCCCTGGATTTTGCCCTGTTGGCTGCCCTCACGGTCCTGACCACCGCCGCCGTCCTGGCTGCATCCCTGCTCGCCGACCTCCTGTACGTGCTGCTCGATCCGAGGGTGACTGCCGATGTCTAG
- a CDS encoding ABC transporter permease — translation MSSSQTFSSTAAGTPGLRQVVPLERSRAGKRTGAIIGASVLAAIVAYAVFVPLLAGTDQKLTDFSSARLPPSSAHLFGTDHAGRDLFVRLASGLRISLIIASLCAVLAMVLGLLVGAVSAALGGRADRIIMRCIDGVNAVPHLLLGVVIVAMFRGSVTAIIASIALTHWTQVARIVRSEVLSLRSLEYVEASYLLGATRGQVLWRHFLPGALGQGIVATVMLLPHAIWHESTLSFLGLGLSPDRASLGTLLQEAQAEVMLGGWWALLFPALLLVCTTLAIAACGAGLVSRTGGRS, via the coding sequence ATGTCTAGCTCCCAAACCTTTAGTTCCACCGCGGCAGGCACGCCGGGTCTGCGCCAGGTGGTTCCCCTGGAACGCAGCCGTGCCGGCAAACGCACCGGCGCAATCATCGGCGCGTCCGTGCTGGCCGCAATTGTCGCCTATGCAGTGTTTGTTCCCCTGCTGGCCGGCACCGACCAGAAGCTGACCGATTTCAGCTCTGCCCGCCTGCCGCCGTCGTCCGCCCATCTGTTCGGAACAGACCATGCCGGCCGCGACCTGTTTGTCCGCTTGGCGTCCGGGCTGCGGATCTCCCTCATCATCGCTTCACTCTGCGCCGTGCTGGCGATGGTCCTGGGACTGCTGGTGGGAGCGGTGTCGGCGGCGCTGGGCGGCCGGGCGGACCGGATCATCATGCGGTGCATCGACGGGGTTAATGCTGTACCGCACCTGCTGCTGGGGGTGGTGATCGTGGCAATGTTCAGGGGCTCGGTCACCGCCATCATTGCCTCCATCGCGCTGACGCACTGGACGCAGGTTGCAAGAATCGTCCGCTCCGAAGTTTTGTCCCTGCGCAGCCTCGAGTATGTGGAAGCGTCCTACCTTCTGGGCGCAACGCGTGGCCAGGTGCTGTGGAGGCATTTCCTGCCCGGTGCCCTGGGGCAGGGAATTGTGGCTACCGTGATGCTCCTGCCGCACGCCATCTGGCATGAATCCACCCTTTCCTTCCTGGGACTTGGCCTTTCTCCGGACCGGGCATCCCTGGGCACGCTGCTGCAGGAGGCCCAGGCCGAAGTGATGCTCGGCGGCTGGTGGGCCCTGCTGTTCCCCGCGCTGCTCCTCGTCTGCACCACTCTGGCGATCGCCGCCTGCGGGGCCGGGCTCGTGTCCAGAACGGGAGGCCGGTCATGA
- a CDS encoding ATP-binding cassette domain-containing protein translates to MSVAIRAEGHTVRIPVRIRGKAAWVHAATDVAFTACRGQVHAVVGESGCGKTTLATAILGMLPAGTQAGGELEYVDRDGKATALTGAGRAAAARTAGLRGRRIGYVPQSAATYLTPVRRVGAQLRETIRELRGKATAEELLAGVNLDPEALDAFPHELSGGMLQRAALAFALAGDPDVLVADEPISGLDPRLAQLTLGLLRSTADSGAAVVLITHDLQALAESRTADQVSVMYAGRIVETGPAALILTAPAEPYTMDLLAALPANGLYPMPGLPPELTNLPSDYTYADRLRAAVELEAEHVR, encoded by the coding sequence ATGAGTGTTGCCATTCGGGCCGAAGGGCACACCGTCCGGATACCGGTAAGGATTCGCGGGAAGGCTGCATGGGTGCACGCCGCAACCGACGTTGCGTTTACGGCGTGCCGCGGTCAGGTGCATGCCGTCGTGGGGGAGTCGGGCTGCGGTAAAACAACTCTGGCCACGGCCATCCTCGGCATGCTGCCGGCGGGTACACAGGCCGGCGGTGAACTGGAATATGTGGACCGTGATGGAAAGGCAACAGCCCTGACCGGTGCAGGGCGAGCCGCGGCCGCCCGGACCGCAGGGCTTCGGGGGCGGAGGATCGGCTACGTTCCGCAGTCCGCAGCCACCTATCTCACTCCGGTCCGACGGGTGGGGGCACAGCTGCGGGAGACGATTCGCGAACTTCGGGGAAAAGCCACGGCGGAGGAGCTGCTTGCCGGGGTCAACCTGGACCCGGAGGCTCTGGACGCCTTTCCGCATGAGCTGAGCGGCGGCATGCTGCAGCGGGCGGCCCTCGCCTTCGCCCTCGCCGGAGACCCCGACGTACTGGTGGCGGACGAACCGATCTCCGGCTTGGACCCGCGCCTGGCGCAGCTCACCCTGGGACTGCTGCGCAGCACAGCGGACTCCGGCGCCGCCGTCGTGCTGATAACGCATGACCTGCAGGCGCTCGCCGAGTCCCGCACCGCGGATCAGGTCTCCGTGATGTACGCGGGGCGGATCGTCGAGACCGGGCCCGCGGCGCTGATCCTGACAGCGCCGGCCGAGCCCTACACCATGGATCTGCTCGCGGCCCTTCCCGCCAACGGACTGTACCCAATGCCGGGACTGCCCCCGGAACTGACCAACCTGCCGTCGGACTATACCTACGCGGACCGGCTGCGGGCCGCCGTAGAACTGGAGGCGGAGCATGTCCGGTGA
- a CDS encoding ABC transporter ATP-binding protein: MSGELTAVNVGFSYGGSTVLQDVSLSIPAGSQIGLTGPSGSGKTTIARVLAGLRPPSTGYVTCNGAAVRMPGDGRIAMLFQSPRRSCSPRMTLRAVIAEGLRGVRSSGRRKDVNAGVQHFAARVQLTADLLDRYPHEVSDGQLQRACLARALAAGPDYLICDEATAMLDAATTAAVVRTIGEEVNGRGLGVLALSHDRELLDAWCGTIRAFEGNMASSAGSARV, encoded by the coding sequence ATGTCCGGTGAGCTGACTGCCGTGAACGTGGGATTCTCCTACGGCGGAAGCACGGTCCTGCAGGATGTGAGCCTGAGCATCCCGGCGGGCAGCCAAATAGGCCTGACGGGGCCCTCGGGCAGCGGTAAGACAACAATCGCCCGGGTGCTGGCCGGCCTGAGGCCGCCGTCGACGGGGTATGTGACCTGCAACGGCGCGGCCGTTCGGATGCCGGGCGACGGCAGAATCGCCATGCTGTTCCAGTCTCCGCGCCGGTCCTGCAGTCCTCGGATGACGCTGCGCGCCGTCATCGCTGAGGGACTCCGTGGTGTCCGCAGTTCCGGGCGGCGCAAGGACGTGAACGCAGGCGTACAACACTTCGCCGCCAGGGTCCAGCTGACCGCCGACCTGTTGGACAGGTATCCGCACGAGGTGTCCGACGGCCAGCTCCAGCGCGCCTGCCTCGCCCGTGCCTTGGCCGCCGGACCCGATTACCTCATCTGCGATGAGGCGACGGCCATGCTTGATGCTGCCACCACTGCCGCAGTGGTCCGGACAATCGGCGAGGAGGTCAACGGCCGCGGCCTCGGAGTCTTGGCACTGAGTCATGACCGTGAGCTGCTGGATGCATGGTGCGGGACCATCCGCGCCTTCGAAGGGAACATGGCCTCGTCCGCCGGTTCGGCGCGGGTTTAA
- a CDS encoding TraR/DksA family transcriptional regulator, producing MTRKTTAAPRKTSTAAAARVPAPKQSTPADLDTGHFAELLDERIGQAREKINAVVADIREVTLAAKDTPADDEHDPEGSTVSVERNNEMALLASAEASLIELLDAQVRLEEGTYGVCEMCGNPIPAERLEVRPEARYCVTCAAAARRR from the coding sequence ATGACCCGTAAGACGACTGCCGCCCCACGGAAGACCTCCACTGCCGCAGCTGCGCGGGTCCCGGCGCCCAAGCAGTCCACCCCGGCTGATCTGGATACGGGGCATTTCGCGGAGCTCCTGGACGAACGCATCGGCCAGGCACGGGAAAAGATCAATGCCGTGGTGGCAGACATCCGCGAAGTGACACTGGCAGCCAAGGACACCCCGGCCGACGACGAACATGACCCCGAGGGATCCACGGTTTCGGTTGAGCGCAACAATGAGATGGCACTGCTCGCCTCTGCGGAGGCGTCGCTCATTGAGTTGCTGGACGCGCAGGTGCGGTTGGAGGAAGGCACGTACGGGGTGTGTGAGATGTGCGGCAATCCCATTCCCGCGGAGCGCCTGGAAGTCCGTCCCGAAGCCCGGTATTGCGTTACCTGCGCGGCGGCTGCCCGGCGGCGTTGA
- a CDS encoding GNAT family N-acetyltransferase, whose translation MSITVRQATEADFDDIRRITRDAYVSGGFLEADNPYVKELENVEDRAANALVWVAELDGKVAASTAITFAGQPYTDIAIEGELEFRMLAVDPALQRGGVGRALVAAVIEYARSLEGIHAVSLTSMTPMTNAHALYKSMGFERVPERDWTVPEEDILLWVFRLAL comes from the coding sequence ATGAGTATCACCGTCCGGCAGGCCACCGAGGCAGACTTTGACGACATCCGCCGGATCACCCGCGATGCCTACGTGAGCGGCGGGTTCCTAGAAGCAGACAACCCCTACGTCAAGGAGTTGGAGAACGTTGAGGACCGCGCGGCCAACGCGCTGGTCTGGGTGGCAGAACTGGACGGCAAGGTAGCGGCGTCCACCGCGATCACCTTCGCCGGGCAGCCGTACACCGACATCGCGATTGAGGGCGAGCTGGAATTCCGCATGCTTGCAGTGGACCCGGCCCTGCAGCGCGGCGGAGTCGGCCGCGCCCTGGTGGCCGCCGTCATCGAGTATGCCCGCAGCCTCGAGGGGATCCACGCCGTCAGCCTGACCAGCATGACGCCGATGACAAACGCCCACGCCCTGTACAAGTCCATGGGGTTTGAGCGCGTGCCCGAGCGTGACTGGACCGTGCCCGAGGAGGACATCCTTCTCTGGGTCTTCCGCCTGGCGCTCTGA
- the gatC gene encoding Asp-tRNA(Asn)/Glu-tRNA(Gln) amidotransferase subunit GatC, with translation MSEINREAVAHLAHLAHIEMTEEELAKMAGELDVIVDSIKSVSEVAGEDIPATSHPIPLFNVFREDVVGQTLTNEEALSGAPDNAAGRFKVPAILDEE, from the coding sequence ATGTCTGAGATCAATCGTGAGGCTGTGGCGCATCTGGCGCATCTGGCCCACATTGAGATGACCGAGGAAGAACTGGCCAAAATGGCCGGCGAACTGGATGTCATTGTTGATTCGATCAAATCCGTAAGCGAAGTTGCCGGTGAGGACATCCCGGCCACCTCCCACCCCATCCCGCTGTTCAATGTGTTCCGCGAGGATGTTGTCGGGCAGACGCTGACCAACGAAGAGGCGCTCTCCGGTGCTCCCGATAATGCGGCCGGCCGCTTCAAGGTCCCTGCCATCCTGGATGAGGAGTAA
- the gatA gene encoding Asp-tRNA(Asn)/Glu-tRNA(Gln) amidotransferase subunit GatA, which yields MNELITASAAVLADKLAAGEVSAVEVTQAHLDRIAEVDGAVNAFLHVNTDEALQVAADVDKARAAGETLHTLAGVPIAIKDLIVTKGQPTTAGSKMLEGWMSPYDATVISKIRAARMPMLGKTNLDEFAMGSSTEHSAYGPTRNPWDLDRIPGGSGGGSAAAVAAFEAPLALGTDTGGSIRQPAAVTGSVGVKPTYGGVSRYGAIAMASSLDQIGPVSRTVLDAALLQEVIGGHDPRDSTSLPDPVGNLVEAARNGNVAGMRIGVIKELQGEGYEAGVLARFSESLELLKDAGAEIVEVSCPNFKYALGAYYLIMPSEASSNLAKYDGVRYGLRALPADGPMTIERVMGATRAAGFGEEVKRRIILGTYALSAGYYDAYYGSAQKVRTLIQRDFNAAFAQADVLISPTSPNTAFKLGEKLDDPLAMYLNDVATIPANLAGVPGISIPGGLADGLPVGIQFLAPVREDARLYRAGAALEGMLEQKWGGPLLASAPVLGGVK from the coding sequence ATGAATGAACTGATTACTGCGAGTGCTGCCGTCCTGGCAGACAAGCTCGCCGCCGGCGAGGTATCCGCCGTCGAGGTCACGCAGGCCCATCTGGACCGCATCGCCGAGGTGGACGGCGCCGTCAACGCCTTCCTCCACGTGAACACCGACGAAGCGCTGCAGGTTGCGGCCGACGTCGACAAGGCCCGCGCCGCCGGCGAAACGCTGCACACCCTGGCCGGCGTGCCGATCGCCATCAAGGACCTCATTGTCACCAAGGGCCAGCCCACCACGGCCGGTTCCAAGATGCTTGAGGGCTGGATGAGCCCGTACGACGCCACGGTCATCTCCAAGATCCGCGCCGCACGCATGCCGATGCTGGGCAAGACCAACCTGGACGAATTCGCCATGGGTTCCTCCACGGAGCACTCCGCGTATGGCCCCACCCGCAACCCATGGGACCTGGACCGGATTCCCGGCGGCTCCGGCGGCGGTTCCGCTGCGGCCGTGGCAGCCTTCGAGGCTCCGCTGGCGCTGGGCACCGACACCGGCGGCTCCATCCGCCAGCCCGCCGCCGTCACCGGATCCGTGGGCGTGAAGCCGACCTACGGCGGGGTGTCCCGCTACGGCGCCATTGCCATGGCCTCCTCGCTGGACCAGATCGGCCCGGTGTCCCGCACGGTGCTTGATGCCGCGCTGCTGCAGGAAGTCATCGGCGGCCACGATCCCCGCGACTCCACCTCGCTGCCCGATCCCGTAGGCAACCTCGTGGAAGCTGCCCGCAACGGCAACGTGGCCGGCATGCGCATCGGCGTCATCAAGGAACTGCAGGGCGAAGGCTACGAAGCCGGCGTCCTGGCCCGCTTCTCCGAATCCCTGGAACTTCTCAAGGATGCCGGCGCGGAAATCGTTGAGGTTTCCTGCCCCAACTTCAAATACGCCCTGGGCGCCTACTACCTGATCATGCCGTCCGAGGCTTCCTCGAACCTGGCCAAGTACGACGGTGTCCGGTACGGACTGCGTGCCCTGCCCGCCGACGGTCCCATGACCATCGAACGCGTCATGGGCGCCACCCGCGCCGCCGGATTCGGTGAAGAGGTCAAGCGCCGCATCATCCTGGGCACCTACGCACTGTCCGCCGGTTACTACGACGCCTACTACGGTTCGGCCCAGAAGGTGCGCACCCTGATCCAGCGCGACTTCAACGCCGCCTTCGCCCAGGCCGACGTCCTGATCTCCCCGACCTCGCCCAACACGGCGTTCAAGCTGGGGGAGAAGCTGGACGATCCGCTGGCGATGTACCTGAACGACGTCGCAACCATTCCGGCGAACCTGGCCGGCGTCCCGGGCATCTCGATCCCCGGCGGCCTGGCCGACGGACTGCCCGTGGGCATCCAGTTCCTGGCTCCGGTCCGGGAAGACGCCCGCCTGTACCGCGCCGGTGCGGCCCTGGAAGGCATGCTGGAACAGAAGTGGGGCGGCCCGCTGCTGGCCTCCGCACCCGTACTCGGAGGAGTGAAGTAA
- the gatB gene encoding Asp-tRNA(Asn)/Glu-tRNA(Gln) amidotransferase subunit GatB, with translation MSVHIQDDTLSFEEAMEKYDPVLGFEVHVELNTNTKMFSDAPNVFGDEPNTNVTPVCLGMPGVLPVVNKTAVEYSILIGLALNCKIAESCTFARKQYFYPDTPKNFQTSQYEDPIAYDGYLDIELEDGTMFRVEIERAHMEEDAGKLTHMGGATGRIQGADFSLVDYNRSGVPLVEIVTKPIEGAGSRAPELAKAYVAAVREIVKNLGVSDAKMERGNVRCDANVSLRPYGQEKFGTRSETKNVNSLRAVERAVRFEIQRHAAVLESGNKIVQETRHWHEDTRSTTSGRPKSDADDYRYFPEPDLVPVVTTTEWIEELRSRLPEPPAERRKRLQADWGYSDAEFRDVVNAGVMDSIEETIAAGASAQVARKWWMGEVSRRAKEAEVDPTEVGVSPELIVELDRLIQAGKINDKLARQVLDGVLAGEGTPEEVIEARGLAVVSDDGPLLEAIDAALAAQPDVADKIRGGKVQAVGAIVGGVMKATRGQADAGRVRELILERLGVQG, from the coding sequence ATGTCTGTGCACATCCAGGACGACACCCTGTCCTTCGAAGAGGCAATGGAGAAGTACGATCCGGTGCTCGGCTTTGAGGTCCACGTGGAGCTCAACACCAACACCAAGATGTTCTCCGATGCGCCCAACGTTTTCGGCGACGAGCCGAACACGAACGTCACCCCGGTATGCCTGGGCATGCCCGGCGTGCTGCCGGTGGTCAACAAGACCGCCGTGGAGTACTCGATCCTGATCGGCCTGGCGCTGAACTGCAAGATCGCCGAATCCTGCACCTTTGCCCGGAAGCAGTACTTCTACCCGGACACCCCGAAGAACTTCCAGACGTCCCAGTACGAAGATCCCATTGCGTACGACGGCTACCTGGACATCGAACTCGAAGACGGCACCATGTTCCGCGTCGAGATCGAGCGCGCCCACATGGAAGAGGACGCCGGCAAGCTCACCCACATGGGCGGGGCCACCGGCCGCATCCAGGGCGCCGACTTCTCGCTGGTGGACTACAACCGTTCCGGCGTTCCGCTGGTGGAAATTGTCACCAAGCCCATCGAGGGTGCCGGTTCCCGCGCTCCCGAGCTGGCCAAGGCCTACGTGGCCGCGGTCCGCGAGATCGTGAAGAACCTGGGTGTCTCCGACGCCAAGATGGAACGCGGCAACGTCCGCTGCGACGCCAACGTTTCGCTGCGCCCGTACGGCCAGGAAAAGTTCGGCACGCGCTCGGAAACCAAGAACGTGAACTCGCTGCGCGCCGTCGAACGCGCCGTCCGCTTTGAGATCCAGCGCCATGCCGCTGTCCTGGAATCCGGCAACAAGATTGTCCAGGAAACCCGGCACTGGCACGAGGACACGCGCTCGACGACGTCGGGCCGGCCCAAGTCCGACGCCGATGACTACCGTTACTTCCCGGAGCCCGACCTGGTTCCCGTGGTTACCACCACGGAATGGATCGAGGAGCTGCGTTCCCGCCTGCCCGAGCCGCCCGCCGAGCGCCGCAAGCGCCTGCAGGCCGACTGGGGTTACTCGGACGCTGAGTTCCGCGACGTGGTCAACGCCGGTGTCATGGACTCCATCGAGGAAACCATTGCTGCCGGTGCCTCCGCACAGGTCGCCCGCAAGTGGTGGATGGGCGAGGTGTCCCGCCGCGCCAAGGAAGCCGAAGTCGACCCCACCGAGGTTGGCGTGTCGCCTGAGCTGATCGTGGAACTGGACCGCCTGATCCAGGCCGGCAAGATCAACGACAAGCTGGCCCGCCAGGTGCTCGACGGCGTCCTCGCCGGCGAAGGCACTCCGGAGGAAGTCATCGAAGCCCGCGGCCTGGCCGTGGTGTCCGACGACGGCCCCCTGCTCGAAGCCATCGACGCTGCACTGGCAGCCCAGCCCGACGTTGCGGACAAGATCCGCGGCGGCAAGGTTCAGGCTGTCGGCGCGATCGTTGGCGGCGTCATGAAGGCCACCCGCGGACAGGCCGACGCCGGCCGCGTGCGTGAGCTGATCCTGGAACGCCTCGGCGTGCAGGGCTAA
- a CDS encoding aminoglycoside phosphotransferase family protein, with protein sequence MANHPAAEIQVDADLVRQLLRQQQPAVADQPLQLVANGWDNYIFRLGSDYAVRLPRRQVAVQLAANEQQWLPGLTADLPVATSAPIFAGSPSEVFPWPWSITLWFDGAEVSLQPRDQNVALAAPLAGFLNAFHRPAPPDYPRNPVRGVPLATRNDAVLDRLASGMVPHAARVRELWEAGIILPPWPGPNLWLHGDLHPANLVGAPGGGLQAVIDFGDLTAGDPATDLAAAWLVFDQHGRSAFRDALGNQYDADPHVWGRAQGWAVCMASALLANSDDHPGMYLMGSETLMEILTDVRDWV encoded by the coding sequence ATGGCCAATCATCCCGCAGCAGAAATCCAGGTGGATGCGGACCTCGTGCGCCAGCTGCTGCGGCAACAGCAACCCGCGGTGGCGGATCAGCCGCTGCAGCTGGTCGCCAACGGCTGGGACAACTACATCTTTCGGCTCGGCTCTGACTATGCTGTTCGCCTTCCACGGCGCCAGGTGGCGGTGCAGCTGGCGGCCAACGAGCAGCAGTGGCTTCCCGGGCTCACGGCGGACCTTCCCGTTGCAACGTCAGCCCCGATCTTTGCCGGCAGCCCTTCCGAGGTGTTTCCCTGGCCGTGGAGCATCACGCTGTGGTTTGACGGGGCCGAGGTTTCGCTGCAGCCACGGGACCAGAATGTTGCGCTGGCGGCTCCGCTGGCGGGCTTCCTGAATGCCTTCCACCGGCCCGCCCCGCCGGACTATCCGCGAAACCCGGTGCGCGGCGTGCCGCTGGCCACCCGCAACGATGCGGTTCTCGACCGCCTCGCCAGCGGCATGGTTCCCCACGCCGCGCGTGTTAGGGAATTGTGGGAAGCCGGCATCATCCTGCCCCCGTGGCCCGGACCGAACCTGTGGCTGCACGGTGACCTGCATCCGGCCAATCTGGTGGGCGCACCCGGCGGCGGCCTGCAGGCGGTCATTGACTTTGGAGACCTGACCGCGGGAGATCCGGCCACCGACCTCGCCGCTGCCTGGCTGGTGTTTGACCAACACGGGCGCAGCGCTTTCCGCGACGCCCTGGGAAATCAATACGACGCCGATCCGCACGTTTGGGGCAGGGCGCAGGGGTGGGCGGTGTGCATGGCCTCCGCGCTTCTCGCCAATTCCGACGACCATCCGGGAATGTACCTCATGGGGTCGGAAACCCTGATGGAAATCCTGACCGATGTGCGGGATTGGGTTTGA
- a CDS encoding NAD(P)/FAD-dependent oxidoreductase, translated as MGETLVDCDILVVGGGIAGLSLASALAGRTGVLVAEAEPTLGFHTSSRSARQLIPSYGPAVVQDLTVRTLALIRALEVHLPDPVLKARSFLLVGSEETVRDRASGHMHPIPPAQMMALAPELKPECFPAAGLDTTSVGCDTDVLMEYHRRRILDRGGRILTGSPVRSARFESGADNAGRWITEAGEESIASRVVVNAAGAWADQLAALYSARARGLQPYRRTAAVVDVEHPLSEDAPMVADADETFYYRAEGRQVLISPSESVPSEPMDARPRSGDVEALVELVNSVTTLGITGVDRSWTGLRTQTADGLPVVGYDDVVPGFFWLAGQGGYGFQTSSGIAELAAAMLLDGTPDSSAAEALSPARPGL; from the coding sequence TTGGGGGAGACATTGGTGGACTGCGACATTTTGGTGGTCGGCGGCGGAATTGCCGGGCTGTCCCTGGCTTCGGCGCTGGCCGGCCGGACCGGCGTGCTGGTGGCGGAGGCCGAACCGACGCTGGGGTTCCATACATCCTCCCGGTCCGCCCGCCAGCTCATTCCGAGCTACGGGCCGGCGGTCGTTCAGGACCTGACCGTGAGAACCCTGGCGCTCATCCGGGCGCTGGAGGTCCATCTGCCGGATCCTGTCCTCAAGGCCCGCAGTTTCCTGCTTGTCGGCAGCGAGGAAACGGTGAGGGACCGCGCCAGCGGCCACATGCATCCCATTCCACCGGCACAGATGATGGCCCTCGCTCCTGAGCTGAAACCGGAGTGCTTTCCGGCGGCGGGGCTGGACACTACATCTGTTGGCTGCGACACCGATGTGTTGATGGAATACCACCGCCGGCGGATCCTGGACCGGGGCGGGCGCATCCTCACCGGCTCCCCGGTCCGCAGTGCACGCTTCGAATCCGGAGCGGACAACGCCGGCCGCTGGATCACGGAGGCAGGGGAAGAAAGCATCGCTTCCCGCGTGGTGGTCAACGCGGCCGGTGCCTGGGCCGACCAGCTGGCCGCCCTCTACTCCGCCCGGGCGCGCGGCCTTCAGCCATACCGCCGCACGGCGGCCGTCGTCGACGTCGAACACCCGCTGTCCGAGGACGCACCGATGGTGGCCGATGCGGACGAAACCTTCTACTACCGCGCGGAGGGGCGCCAGGTCTTGATCTCCCCGTCGGAGAGCGTTCCCAGTGAGCCGATGGACGCCCGTCCGCGCTCCGGGGACGTCGAAGCCCTCGTTGAACTCGTAAACTCGGTAACCACGCTGGGCATCACGGGCGTTGACCGATCCTGGACCGGGCTGCGCACCCAGACGGCTGACGGCCTTCCCGTAGTGGGGTACGACGACGTCGTTCCCGGGTTCTTTTGGCTGGCCGGACAGGGCGGTTACGGCTTTCAAACGTCTTCCGGAATTGCGGAACTCGCGGCCGCCATGCTGCTGGACGGAACACCGGATTCCTCCGCTGCCGAGGCACTGAGTCCGGCCCGCCCGGGACTGTGA
- a CDS encoding acylphosphatase — MTPTDAANPARRLTARVTGEVQAVGFRYRTLQQANRLGLTGVVSNHSDGSVLVVAEGPEPALQELLHWLNSPAAPGTVDAVQESWSDATGKFGSFSTE; from the coding sequence ATGACGCCAACGGACGCTGCCAACCCAGCCCGCCGCCTGACCGCCAGGGTTACCGGTGAAGTGCAGGCGGTGGGATTCAGATACCGGACCCTGCAGCAGGCCAACCGGCTCGGCCTCACCGGTGTGGTCTCCAACCACAGCGACGGTTCCGTCCTGGTGGTCGCCGAGGGACCGGAGCCCGCGTTGCAGGAACTGCTGCACTGGCTGAACTCGCCCGCTGCTCCCGGAACGGTCGACGCCGTGCAGGAGTCCTGGTCGGACGCGACAGGAAAATTCGGGAGTTTCAGCACAGAGTAA